In Desulfopila inferna, a single genomic region encodes these proteins:
- a CDS encoding response regulator yields MAEILALDDVLDAVILVKKILSRQGHNVRTFTEEDEAIDYVRDHHVDLAILDIKLKKMSGVQVLAEMIKIRPDIKVIMLTGYPTIETAREAMELGAGEYCVKPIDKKELEDKAAEVLAR; encoded by the coding sequence ATGGCGGAAATACTGGCATTAGATGACGTACTGGATGCAGTTATCCTGGTCAAGAAAATACTTTCACGACAAGGTCATAATGTCCGGACCTTCACAGAGGAAGATGAGGCGATTGATTATGTTCGCGATCACCATGTCGATCTTGCTATCCTTGACATAAAACTCAAAAAAATGAGCGGCGTTCAAGTGCTCGCCGAAATGATAAAAATTCGTCCCGATATCAAGGTCATCATGCTGACGGGATATCCTACCATCGAGACGGCACGGGAGGCAATGGAACTCGGCGCCGGTGAATATTGCGTGAAACCCATTGATAAAAAGGAACTGGAAGACAAAGCGGCGGAGGTTCTGGCCCGTTGA
- a CDS encoding two-component system sensor histidine kinase NtrB, giving the protein MSTLPLFPAVIIDFLGSATAIALSFLALRYSWSLIRLQPNNFIWGFLFYFCIAMAAFSLSRGVGHIIKILLIFGNRNDIWHLLSPFSGGINTMLMISAAAVTIYYHKGLQAYKAIRSEAEKLSEANTRLSNSAEQLQMLNTHLEEMVEKRTKNLSESEKKFRNFFENSKDIIYFCDNDGDITSINTSGRNLLGLDPGTTKVNFYDLFCHDSDLLKYLDELHHNGFVSDLEMECKGKDGPTRHILLTANAIYNEKGQMIGCEGIGKDMTRLKTITEQLINHEKMASVGQMAAGVAHEINTPLGIILGYTQLLMDDFDENSEDYSNLKVVERQTRACRRIVADLLKFSRQAESFKTSLDINLIIQEVLAVTEHTLNIHGVTVLRKFDQNLPMVFGDSEKLHQVFINLFNNAQYAMVEGGKIIIITSASKEEVVITVMDSGSGIPDAIKNKIFDPFFTTKDVGKGTGLGLSVSYGIIQEHGGTISVKSPVEHPETREPMQGSAFYIRLPATGVANHENEENLYNGGNTGIR; this is encoded by the coding sequence ATGAGCACTCTTCCTCTTTTCCCTGCAGTCATTATTGACTTCCTGGGTTCGGCAACGGCAATTGCGCTCTCCTTTCTGGCTTTACGCTATTCCTGGTCGCTGATCAGATTGCAGCCAAACAACTTCATATGGGGCTTTCTTTTCTATTTCTGTATTGCCATGGCGGCCTTTTCTCTGTCTCGAGGTGTAGGCCATATTATCAAAATTTTACTGATCTTTGGAAATCGTAATGATATCTGGCATCTTCTTTCTCCTTTTTCCGGAGGAATCAATACCATGCTTATGATATCGGCGGCTGCGGTAACTATATATTATCACAAGGGACTACAAGCATATAAAGCCATCAGATCGGAAGCGGAAAAACTCTCAGAGGCTAACACCAGACTTTCCAACAGTGCGGAGCAGCTGCAGATGCTCAATACTCACCTGGAAGAGATGGTGGAAAAACGAACCAAAAATCTCTCCGAGTCGGAAAAGAAATTCCGCAACTTCTTCGAGAACTCAAAAGATATCATATATTTCTGCGACAATGACGGCGACATCACCAGCATCAATACCAGCGGCAGAAATCTGCTTGGTTTAGATCCAGGAACAACGAAAGTCAATTTTTATGATCTATTCTGCCATGACAGTGACTTACTGAAATATTTAGACGAATTGCACCACAATGGCTTTGTCAGCGATCTGGAAATGGAATGTAAAGGAAAAGATGGTCCCACACGTCACATTCTACTCACAGCAAACGCCATTTATAACGAGAAGGGCCAAATGATCGGTTGCGAAGGCATAGGCAAGGATATGACCCGCCTGAAAACCATCACCGAGCAGCTCATCAATCACGAGAAAATGGCGTCGGTCGGACAAATGGCGGCAGGCGTTGCCCATGAGATCAATACGCCATTGGGCATCATCCTCGGCTATACCCAGCTTTTGATGGATGATTTTGATGAAAACTCAGAGGATTACAGCAACCTCAAGGTTGTTGAACGTCAAACCAGGGCTTGCCGGAGAATTGTTGCTGATCTTCTTAAATTCTCCCGCCAGGCGGAAAGTTTCAAGACCTCCCTGGATATTAATCTCATCATCCAGGAAGTACTGGCAGTCACCGAGCATACTTTGAACATCCATGGGGTCACGGTACTTAGAAAATTTGACCAGAATCTACCGATGGTCTTTGGTGATTCCGAAAAGCTGCACCAGGTCTTTATAAATCTCTTCAACAACGCCCAATATGCCATGGTTGAAGGGGGGAAAATTATCATCATTACTTCCGCATCCAAGGAGGAAGTGGTGATCACGGTAATGGATAGTGGATCCGGTATCCCGGATGCCATTAAAAACAAAATCTTTGATCCATTCTTTACCACCAAGGATGTCGGCAAGGGGACAGGACTCGGGCTGTCGGTGTCCTACGGTATTATTCAGGAACACGGCGGCACCATCAGCGTCAAAAGTCCGGTGGAGCATCCCGAGACGAGGGAGCCGATGCAGGGAAGCGCTTTTTATATCAGGTTGCCCGCTACCGGCGTTGCCAACCATGAAAACGAGGAGAACCTATACAATGGCGGAAATACTGGCATTAGATGA
- a CDS encoding GAF domain-containing protein, with translation MSKQQRQKEKDYLEVFQEVTRLISSVHDPQEVMDLVVRRLPVLLEVDAATIRLLDGGTNRFVLGAAWGVSDEYLSRSTIDTSEVMNALMKGEPTARTDIDISCDHDSCAFISREGVKSAMSLPILYKGQVTGLMRLLTKDTREFSQSEVAFAMSLAEQVGMAISNSRMFQELNNQVAFFRAQHEISKLVNSTLDLDRILSTIVDKLPGILGVTGCTIRLLHPATNRLELVAASGLSQQYLNRGSISREDSIFKVLKGEPVAIYDAASDPRVDYHQAIQAEGIKSILAIPIKNHQEIIGVLRLLSNRHRIFSPGDINFAVNAAKEGGNAIEKARTHRQTTLLFNQIEEHERFLQTILDSMWMQLLVVDPDKRVIMANKHFLSTQGYSEGDVLGKLYTMISPWQTEDYENSLLDQVLCSLKPIKVEEENRHGDRDTWYERYLAPILDEKGNVEFIIEAVRDITDQMLLEKEKMERMKLQGVIEMAGTAAHELNTPLFTALGMSELVRDELTSAETLNDMDMIIRNMRKMKNLIQTMTAVTGYESQEYVGKTKIVTLRTNNHSRNKKTSHREGVEKDD, from the coding sequence ATGAGCAAACAGCAACGACAGAAAGAGAAAGACTACCTGGAGGTTTTCCAGGAAGTCACCCGGCTTATCAGCAGTGTCCATGACCCCCAGGAGGTCATGGATCTGGTGGTCCGGCGTCTCCCGGTTCTGCTCGAAGTAGATGCTGCAACGATCAGGCTTCTTGATGGCGGCACCAACAGATTTGTTCTGGGTGCGGCCTGGGGAGTCTCTGATGAATACCTCTCGAGATCAACCATAGATACATCAGAGGTGATGAATGCCCTGATGAAGGGTGAACCTACGGCGCGAACGGACATAGACATAAGTTGCGATCATGACAGCTGTGCTTTTATATCCCGGGAAGGAGTGAAGAGCGCCATGTCTCTTCCTATACTTTACAAGGGCCAGGTTACCGGTCTGATGCGGCTTTTGACCAAAGATACCAGAGAATTTTCCCAATCGGAAGTAGCCTTTGCCATGTCGCTTGCGGAACAGGTCGGGATGGCAATCTCAAACAGCAGGATGTTCCAGGAGCTGAACAACCAGGTGGCTTTTTTTCGTGCCCAGCACGAAATCTCTAAACTGGTGAATTCAACTCTGGACCTGGATCGGATACTCAGTACAATCGTCGATAAGCTACCAGGAATTCTTGGAGTTACCGGCTGTACTATCCGCCTGCTCCACCCTGCCACCAACCGGCTTGAGCTGGTGGCGGCATCAGGCCTTTCCCAACAGTACCTCAACCGGGGCAGTATCAGCCGGGAAGATTCCATCTTCAAGGTGTTGAAGGGCGAACCGGTGGCGATTTACGATGCCGCCAGTGATCCGCGGGTCGACTATCACCAGGCTATTCAGGCTGAAGGAATAAAATCAATTCTGGCTATTCCCATAAAAAATCATCAGGAGATTATCGGGGTGCTGCGCCTGCTCAGCAACAGGCACCGCATATTCTCTCCAGGCGACATCAATTTTGCGGTCAACGCAGCGAAGGAGGGTGGTAATGCCATCGAAAAGGCCAGAACCCATCGCCAAACGACCCTGCTTTTCAACCAGATTGAAGAGCATGAACGTTTTCTGCAGACCATCCTCGATTCAATGTGGATGCAGCTTCTGGTCGTCGATCCGGACAAACGGGTGATAATGGCAAATAAGCATTTTCTCTCCACCCAGGGTTATAGCGAAGGTGATGTTCTCGGTAAACTGTATACCATGATTTCACCATGGCAGACCGAGGATTACGAAAACAGCCTCCTGGATCAGGTGCTTTGCAGCCTTAAGCCCATAAAGGTTGAAGAAGAAAACCGTCATGGAGACCGGGACACCTGGTATGAACGGTATCTCGCTCCCATCCTTGATGAAAAAGGCAACGTAGAATTCATTATCGAGGCGGTGCGTGACATCACCGACCAAATGCTGCTCGAAAAGGAAAAAATGGAGCGCATGAAACTTCAGGGAGTGATTGAGATGGCAGGCACCGCGGCCCATGAACTTAACACTCCGCTCTTTACCGCACTCGGCATGTCCGAACTAGTTCGTGATGAGCTGACCTCCGCGGAAACACTCAATGATATGGATATGATCATTCGCAACATGAGAAAGATGAAGAATCTTATCCAGACAATGACGGCTGTAACCGGATATGAATCACAGGAGTATGTTGGGAAAACCAAGATAGTAACTTTAAGAACCAACAATCACAGCAGAAACAAAAAGACATCACATAGAGAGGGAGTTGAAAAAGATGATTGA